In Luteimonas galliterrae, the sequence CAGGCACTGCGCGGTGGTGGTCTTGGGGAAGGCGATCACGTCGCGGATCGACTCGGTGCCGGCCATCAGCGCGGCGATGCGGTCGATGCCGAACGCGATGCCGCCGTGCGGCGGCGCGCCGTACTTGAGCGCATCGAGCAGGAAGCCGAACTTGGCTTCCGCCTCTTCCGCGCCGATGCCGAGCAGTTCGAACACCGCCGACTGCATCGCCGAATTGTGGATGCGGATCGAACCGCCGCCGATCTCGTTGCCGTTGAGCACCATGTCGTAGCCGCGCGACACCGCCGTCTTCGCGTTGGCGCGCAGGTCGGCCACGTCGTCGACCGCCGGCGCGGTGAACGGGTGGTGCAGCGCGACGTAGCGGCCCTCTTCCTCGTCCCATTCGAACATCGGGAAATCGGTGACCCACAGCGGCGCCCAGCCTTCGGCGACCAGGCCCAGGTCCTTGCCGAGTTTCAGGCGCAACGCGCCCATGAAATCGGATGCGGTCTTGTAGGTGGCCGCGCCGAAGAACAGCAGATCGCCGGTCCGCGCGCCGGTCTTTTCGACCAATGCGGCCAACGCGGCGTCGTCCAGGAACTTGGCGATCGGCGAATTGATGCCGTCGCGGCCCTTGCCGGCGTCCTCGATCTTCATCCAGGCCAGGCCCTTGGCGCCGAATTTCGCCGCGTGCGCGGCGTAATCGTCGATCTGCTTGCGCGACAGCGCGGCGCCGCCGGGCGCGCGCAGGGCGACCACGCGGCCGTCCTCGTGGTTGGCCCAGTCGGCGAACACCTTGAATTCGCTGTCCTTGACCAGCTCGGCCACGTCGACCAGCACCAGATCGATGCGCAAATCCGGCTTGTCCGAGCCGTAATGGCGCATCGCTTCGGCATAAGTCAGGCGCGGGAACGGTTCGGCGAGTTCGACTTGCATCACTTCGCGGAACACGTCGCGGATGAGGACTTCGACGGTGTCCTGCACGATGGCTTCGTCGACCCAGGCGAATTCCATGTCGAGCTGGGTGAACTCGAGCTGGCGGTCGGCGCGCAGCGCTTCGTCGCGGAAGCAGCGCGCGATCTGGTAGTAGCGGTCGAAGCCGGCCATCATCAGGATCTGCTTGAACAGCTGCGGCGACTGCGGCAACGCGTAGAACTCGCCCGGATGCATGCGCGCGGGCACCAGGAAGTCGCGCGCGCCTTCGGGCGTGGCCTTGGTCAGGATCGGCGTTTCGATGTCCTGGAAACCGCGCGCGTCCAGCCAGCGGCGCAACGCCTGCACCAGCTTGATGCGGGTGCGCATCATGCGCTGCATCTGCGGCGTGCGCAGGTCGAGGTAACGGTATTTGAGGCGGATGTCCTCGCCCGGGTTTTCGTGCGCGTGGAACGGCAGCGGCTCGGCCTTGTTCAGCACTTCGATCTTGGTCGCGACGACTTCCACCTGGCCGGTCTTGATCTTGTCGTTGACCGACTGGCGCTTGCGTACGACGCCGGTGACGCGCAGGCAATCCTCGTAACCGACGTGTGCGGCCGCAGCGACGACCGCAGCATTGGCTTCGCCCGCGCCGAAATTCGCGTCGGTCGTCGGCTCGGCCACGACCTGCACGATGCCTTCGTGGTCGCGCAGATCGATGAAGCACAATCCGCCCAGGTTGCGGGCGACATCGGCCCAGCCGCACAGGGTGACGGTCTGGCCGATCAGCGCCTCATCGACGAGGCCGCAGAAGTGGGTACGCATGGATGCTCCGGGAGTTGCGATCCGCCCGGCCGCGGCCGGAGGACAAGGGGCCGGCCTGGGCCGGAAACACGTCATTTTAACGGCTGCGGCGCCTTACTGCGCTCGCTGTCGCGCCTGGTACCCGGAACGCCCGTCCACACAGCTGGGGAAAACGATATGAAGCGCCTTCTGAAGTGCGTCGCGCTGGCCCTGGGCCTGTCGCTGCTGATGCCCGCTGCGGTTTTCGCGCAAGCCCAGACCCGCGCCTACGCGCCGGAAAACCTGCGCACCCTCAACTACAACGACCAGGTCCGCGTGATCAGCCTGGAATACGAAGAACAATCGCGCGGGCGCCGCATCCCGGACGACCAGTTGCGCTTCTACCTGGACCAGGTCAACCGCTCCAACTGGGGTTTCAGCCGGATCAAGCAGGACATCTCGCAGTCGCTGGGCTATGGCGGCGGCGGACCGCAGCCGCCCTACCCCGGCAACGGCAACGGCAACCGGATCCGCTGCGAGAGCATCAACAACCGGTCGCAGACCTGCCCGACGCCGTGGAGCGGGCCTTCGCGCCTGGTCCGGCAACTGTCGGGCACCGGTTGCGAGGAAGGCCGCACCTGGCAGTCGCAGCGCGGGCAGGTCTATGTCGGCGGCGGCTGCCGCGGCGAATTCGAGGCCGCACCGATCGGCCCGCCGCAGGGCACCGTGCGCTGCGAGAGCGTCAACAACCGTCCGCGCACCTGCGCCACCCCATGGGCCGGCCCTTCACGATTGGTCCGGCAGTTGTCGGGGACGGGTTGCGAAGAAGGCCGCACTTGGCAATCGCAGCGCGGGCAGGTGTTCGTCAGCGGCGGCTGCCGCGGCGAATTCGCCCCCGGCGCAGCGCTCAATCCCAACTACAGCGTCACCTGCACCAGCCGCAACATGCGGCCGGCCAACTGCGGTTGGAATCGCGATTACGGCCGCCCGGCCCTGCAGCGGCAGCTCTCCAGCAGCGCCTGCGTCGAAAACCAAACCTGGGGTTACGACAGCGCGCGCGGCAGCATCTGGGTCAGCAGCGGTTGCAGCGGTCGCTTTGCGCAGCCGCAGATCCAGCCGCGCTACTGAAGCCTCAGGCCGAGTCGGCGGCGGGCTTGGCCGCCGGTTTGCTG encodes:
- the aspS gene encoding aspartate--tRNA ligase, producing MRTHFCGLVDEALIGQTVTLCGWADVARNLGGLCFIDLRDHEGIVQVVAEPTTDANFGAGEANAAVVAAAAHVGYEDCLRVTGVVRKRQSVNDKIKTGQVEVVATKIEVLNKAEPLPFHAHENPGEDIRLKYRYLDLRTPQMQRMMRTRIKLVQALRRWLDARGFQDIETPILTKATPEGARDFLVPARMHPGEFYALPQSPQLFKQILMMAGFDRYYQIARCFRDEALRADRQLEFTQLDMEFAWVDEAIVQDTVEVLIRDVFREVMQVELAEPFPRLTYAEAMRHYGSDKPDLRIDLVLVDVAELVKDSEFKVFADWANHEDGRVVALRAPGGAALSRKQIDDYAAHAAKFGAKGLAWMKIEDAGKGRDGINSPIAKFLDDAALAALVEKTGARTGDLLFFGAATYKTASDFMGALRLKLGKDLGLVAEGWAPLWVTDFPMFEWDEEEGRYVALHHPFTAPAVDDVADLRANAKTAVSRGYDMVLNGNEIGGGSIRIHNSAMQSAVFELLGIGAEEAEAKFGFLLDALKYGAPPHGGIAFGIDRIAALMAGTESIRDVIAFPKTTTAQCLMTGAPSPVPDKQLAEVHVAIRPKPQA
- a CDS encoding DUF3011 domain-containing protein gives rise to the protein MKRLLKCVALALGLSLLMPAAVFAQAQTRAYAPENLRTLNYNDQVRVISLEYEEQSRGRRIPDDQLRFYLDQVNRSNWGFSRIKQDISQSLGYGGGGPQPPYPGNGNGNRIRCESINNRSQTCPTPWSGPSRLVRQLSGTGCEEGRTWQSQRGQVYVGGGCRGEFEAAPIGPPQGTVRCESVNNRPRTCATPWAGPSRLVRQLSGTGCEEGRTWQSQRGQVFVSGGCRGEFAPGAALNPNYSVTCTSRNMRPANCGWNRDYGRPALQRQLSSSACVENQTWGYDSARGSIWVSSGCSGRFAQPQIQPRY